A window from Chitinophaga filiformis encodes these proteins:
- a CDS encoding RNA polymerase sigma factor, translating to MNHTIEVQRLRQGNEKAFVEMYHYFKGKVFNFLVKKVRDAEVAKELTQQCFIRIYQYRESLSDEHPLEKQVFITARSVLLNYLRMEDRKKARELQYTQQQFPEGESTTSVTGNFETNDLLEKILLHLSPVRKQVVLLKLHRGLSNKEIAAELSISVKTVENHITKAHHHMREIAAGHFLLLLFLLRL from the coding sequence ATGAACCATACAATTGAAGTACAGCGTCTCCGACAGGGCAATGAGAAAGCCTTTGTTGAAATGTACCATTATTTTAAGGGCAAGGTCTTTAACTTTTTAGTGAAGAAAGTCCGCGATGCCGAAGTGGCCAAAGAGCTGACGCAACAATGTTTTATCCGTATCTACCAATACCGCGAAAGCCTGTCAGACGAGCACCCGCTGGAAAAACAGGTGTTCATCACCGCCAGGTCAGTATTACTGAACTATCTCAGGATGGAAGACAGGAAGAAAGCGCGGGAGCTGCAATATACACAGCAGCAATTCCCCGAAGGAGAATCCACCACCTCCGTTACAGGTAACTTTGAGACAAATGATCTCCTGGAAAAGATATTGCTGCATTTATCTCCTGTCCGTAAGCAGGTAGTACTTTTGAAACTACACAGGGGCTTGTCCAACAAAGAAATTGCAGCAGAGCTGTCTATCTCCGTAAAGACAGTTGAAAATCACATCACAAAGGCACATCACCACATGCGGGAGATCGCTGCCGGTCATTTCCTTTTATTACTATTCCTGCTTCGTTTGTAA
- a CDS encoding ester cyclase, whose product MTATIEQNKAIVRRFNKEIIEEGNQESFREIVDPAFINHTAAKGMDKGPAGLIHTFENILRPAFSDLKVTIHEQVGEGDKVTTRKTISGIHTGSFMGVPATHQPVMIQVMDMVTIKDGKYYEHWGVNTMMALAAELKALHTGGK is encoded by the coding sequence ATGACAGCAACAATTGAACAGAACAAGGCCATAGTAAGACGTTTCAACAAGGAGATCATTGAGGAAGGCAATCAGGAGAGCTTCCGTGAAATAGTAGATCCGGCATTCATCAATCACACTGCAGCTAAAGGAATGGACAAAGGCCCTGCTGGCCTGATCCACACGTTTGAGAACATACTGCGACCCGCATTTTCTGATCTGAAAGTAACCATTCATGAACAGGTGGGAGAGGGCGACAAAGTAACCACCCGCAAGACGATCAGCGGTATACATACCGGTAGCTTTATGGGGGTACCTGCTACGCATCAGCCTGTAATGATCCAGGTAATGGATATGGTTACCATAAAGGACGGAAAGTACTATGAACACTGGGGTGTGAATACAATGATGGCCCTGGCGGCGGAACTGAAAGCACTACATACAGGTGGTAAATAG
- a CDS encoding SusC/RagA family TonB-linked outer membrane protein: MGKAKTLFRGISCLLLMMLMKQEIRAQEGSSDVHGTVVSTKGTALPGVTVQAVEKGAGTKFNTLTDANGDFVFKRFKVGSQYDFQFTMVGYEKGEYPGFTVKNNGKNVLLIRLNEKSIGLGDVVVVGYGTQKKVNLTGAVSQVSGDVFADRPVSSPAQALQGAVPNLNINFGDGHPGSTGTFNIRGYASIQNTSGSPLILIDGAPGNIDMLNPQDIESLSVLKDAASSAIYGSRAAFGVILITTKKAKKGKLNMNYGASYSLQNMTTRSDFITDGFTQDSLVDAAFSRNVGNSYTGFNADDYAELKRRQTDKSLPSVVLQNRNGQPQYVYYGSTDWWHFLFRKSQPGMEHHFNMTGGNDKVDFMMSGRYYQQKGMYQTYLRQDVYNAYNFRAKINAHVTDWLTIYSNTQFGANDYTWPGYGANLTGLYNHAMASYVPKNPDGTFTFRTNLNNYGAYEYADLQHRKSHGGNKKYNLTNMVGFETHFHGGFSLAGNYTYELAPSSDYQRNTLIPWSVNPGIINTAGYDQYNENTYLDQHHSVNLFGTYEKSIGKHNLKVTAGYNQELQKYKVNMGMRTNLLSEDLNQIDLGTGAQQSGGNAREWALLGYFARVNYDYKSKYLLELNGRYDGSSRFPKDERFGFFPSVSGGWRVSEEPFFEGARNILPELKLRASYGSLGNQDVGSGNLYPYIPVMSSGLSKWIVGGNQAQYLGAPDPVTPHFTWEKSASLDGGIDAAFFRNKLQISYDWYRRTTTDMLIPGKTMPGVFGAPSPTQNAGDLVTKGFDLSVKWQDNGKLAGKPFTYNVGFVLSDYKAKITRFDNPNKLLSNFYEGQQLGEMWGYSIDGYFKSEDEAKNWTVNQDYVDRDQRVTSPGEWSKLHAGDMKFIDLNGDNVINDGKNTLAEHGDLRKIGNSLPRYSFGITAGFNWNNFDLSAFFQGIGKQNWYPDVEAAKFWGVYGRPYTSFLPKDFVSKVWSPENPNAYFPLLRGYAAYPGGELAVKNDKYLQDLAYVRLKNLTVGYNLPAALVKRWKIQRLRVYFTGQNLFTFTKMDNKYIDPEQVGPYSSDIGGRNYPFFRQYTFGFDTTF, from the coding sequence ATGGGAAAAGCAAAAACGCTGTTCAGGGGCATCTCATGCCTGCTGCTCATGATGCTTATGAAACAGGAGATCCGGGCGCAGGAGGGAAGCTCTGACGTACATGGCACTGTAGTCAGCACCAAGGGAACTGCATTGCCCGGCGTGACCGTACAGGCAGTAGAAAAGGGCGCCGGCACAAAGTTCAACACGCTTACCGATGCCAATGGCGACTTTGTATTCAAAAGATTTAAAGTGGGCAGTCAGTATGATTTCCAATTTACCATGGTGGGGTATGAGAAAGGAGAATATCCGGGTTTTACAGTAAAGAATAATGGTAAAAACGTATTGCTGATACGTCTTAACGAGAAGAGTATCGGATTGGGGGATGTTGTGGTAGTGGGGTATGGTACCCAGAAGAAGGTAAACCTTACCGGCGCTGTGAGCCAGGTAAGCGGTGATGTGTTTGCTGACCGGCCGGTGAGCAGTCCTGCACAGGCCTTACAAGGCGCGGTACCTAACCTGAACATCAATTTCGGGGACGGACATCCGGGAAGCACCGGTACTTTCAATATACGCGGGTATGCATCTATCCAGAATACCAGTGGTTCTCCGCTGATCCTGATAGATGGTGCTCCGGGTAATATCGATATGCTCAATCCGCAGGATATAGAAAGTCTTTCTGTACTGAAAGATGCGGCTTCCTCCGCGATATACGGTTCCAGGGCTGCTTTCGGGGTGATCCTTATTACGACAAAGAAGGCAAAGAAAGGAAAATTGAATATGAACTACGGCGCCAGCTACAGTCTGCAGAACATGACCACCCGTTCCGATTTTATTACGGACGGTTTTACACAGGACTCCCTCGTGGATGCTGCATTCTCCCGCAATGTCGGCAACAGCTATACGGGTTTTAATGCAGATGATTATGCTGAGCTGAAACGCAGGCAGACCGACAAATCATTGCCCTCTGTGGTATTGCAGAACCGTAACGGGCAGCCGCAATATGTTTATTACGGCAGCACCGACTGGTGGCATTTCCTGTTCAGGAAAAGTCAGCCGGGTATGGAGCATCACTTTAATATGACGGGAGGTAATGATAAGGTAGATTTCATGATGTCGGGAAGGTATTATCAGCAGAAAGGCATGTACCAAACCTATCTGCGGCAGGATGTCTACAATGCTTATAACTTCCGTGCGAAGATCAATGCACATGTAACAGACTGGCTGACTATCTACAGTAATACCCAGTTCGGCGCTAACGACTATACATGGCCGGGTTATGGCGCTAATCTGACGGGACTGTACAATCACGCTATGGCGTCTTATGTGCCTAAAAATCCGGACGGGACCTTCACCTTCCGTACCAATCTCAATAACTATGGTGCATATGAGTATGCAGACCTGCAACACAGGAAGTCGCACGGTGGGAATAAAAAATACAACCTGACGAACATGGTAGGTTTTGAAACACATTTCCATGGCGGATTCTCGCTGGCAGGTAACTATACCTATGAACTGGCGCCTTCTTCAGATTATCAGCGTAATACACTCATTCCCTGGTCAGTAAATCCGGGTATCATCAATACAGCGGGTTACGATCAGTATAATGAAAATACCTACCTCGACCAGCACCATTCGGTGAACCTGTTTGGTACCTATGAGAAAAGCATTGGCAAGCACAATCTGAAGGTGACCGCAGGTTATAACCAGGAGCTGCAGAAGTATAAAGTGAATATGGGCATGCGTACCAATCTGCTCTCGGAAGACCTGAACCAGATAGACCTGGGCACGGGCGCACAACAGTCAGGTGGTAATGCCCGTGAATGGGCCTTGCTGGGATATTTTGCCCGTGTGAACTATGATTATAAAAGCAAATACCTGCTGGAATTGAATGGCCGGTATGATGGCAGTTCCCGCTTCCCGAAAGATGAACGTTTTGGTTTCTTCCCTTCTGTTTCCGGCGGATGGAGAGTGAGTGAGGAACCGTTTTTCGAGGGGGCCAGAAATATATTGCCCGAGCTGAAGTTAAGGGCCTCCTATGGTTCACTGGGAAACCAGGATGTGGGTAGTGGCAACCTGTATCCGTACATTCCTGTAATGAGCAGCGGCTTGTCTAAATGGATCGTGGGAGGCAACCAGGCACAATATCTGGGCGCTCCGGATCCTGTTACACCTCATTTTACATGGGAGAAATCGGCCTCACTGGACGGTGGCATTGATGCGGCATTCTTCAGAAATAAGCTACAGATCAGTTATGACTGGTATCGCCGTACCACTACCGACATGCTGATACCCGGTAAAACAATGCCGGGTGTATTTGGAGCGCCTTCTCCAACACAGAATGCGGGCGACCTGGTGACGAAAGGTTTTGATCTCTCTGTGAAATGGCAGGATAATGGAAAGCTCGCCGGCAAGCCGTTTACGTATAATGTAGGTTTTGTACTTTCTGATTACAAAGCGAAGATCACCCGGTTTGATAACCCCAACAAATTACTCAGCAATTTCTATGAAGGACAGCAACTGGGAGAAATGTGGGGATACAGCATTGATGGCTATTTCAAGTCGGAAGATGAGGCGAAGAACTGGACTGTGAACCAGGACTATGTGGACAGGGATCAGCGTGTGACCTCTCCCGGCGAATGGAGCAAACTGCATGCCGGTGATATGAAGTTCATCGACCTGAATGGCGACAACGTGATCAATGATGGAAAGAACACCTTGGCGGAGCATGGCGACCTGCGCAAGATCGGTAATTCATTACCCCGCTATTCTTTTGGTATCACAGCCGGATTTAACTGGAACAATTTCGACCTGTCGGCCTTCTTCCAGGGCATAGGCAAACAGAACTGGTATCCGGATGTGGAAGCCGCGAAATTCTGGGGAGTATATGGCAGGCCTTATACCTCTTTCCTGCCGAAGGATTTTGTCAGCAAAGTATGGAGCCCTGAAAACCCCAATGCTTATTTCCCATTGCTGAGAGGATATGCTGCCTACCCCGGTGGAGAGCTGGCGGTGAAGAATGACAAATATCTGCAGGACCTTGCGTATGTCCGTTTGAAGAACCTGACAGTAGGCTATAACCTGCCAGCCGCACTGGTGAAGCGCTGGAAGATACAACGCCTCCGTGTATACTTTACCGGTCAGAACCTGTTCACTTTTACGAAGATGGACAATAAATATATAGACCCTGAACAGGTGGGGCCTTACAGCAGTGATATCGGCGGAAGGAACTATCCGTTTTTCAGACAATATACTTTCGGTTTTGACACCACTTTCTAA
- a CDS encoding SDR family oxidoreductase produces MNEQRKVALIAGAHGVIGRSLAAHLATLNDWEIIGLSRRGGNADGRIRYIAVDLQDRKDTYDKLHHLTNVTHIFYAAYVDAPTWAALVPPNLAMLRNLVEVVEPVAGKLQHISLMQGYKVYGAHLGPFKTPARESDAGHMPPEFNVDQQDFLEQQQAGKQWTWSALRPSVVGGFALGNPMNLALAIAVYAVISKELGLPLRFPGKPGAYDKLLEMTDAGLLARATTWAATAEKAANEAFNIVNGDLFRWNEMWPEIASYFDLKVAPPLPMSLEVIMADKAPLWEKMKQQYGLADVSYEELSSWRFADFVFSWDYDMFADGSKARRAGFHEYIETKEMFFRIFDDFRKRGIIP; encoded by the coding sequence ATGAACGAACAACGCAAAGTAGCACTTATTGCAGGCGCACATGGCGTCATTGGCAGGAGCCTGGCAGCACATCTGGCCACATTGAACGACTGGGAGATTATCGGATTGTCAAGACGGGGAGGAAACGCGGATGGGCGTATACGATATATTGCGGTCGACCTGCAGGACAGGAAGGATACTTATGACAAGCTGCATCATCTCACGAATGTCACCCATATTTTCTATGCCGCATATGTAGATGCCCCCACCTGGGCCGCACTGGTGCCGCCTAACCTGGCAATGCTGAGAAACCTTGTGGAGGTAGTGGAACCAGTAGCCGGTAAGCTGCAGCATATCAGCCTGATGCAGGGCTATAAGGTATATGGGGCGCACCTGGGACCCTTCAAAACGCCTGCAAGAGAATCAGACGCCGGGCATATGCCACCGGAATTCAATGTAGACCAGCAGGATTTCCTGGAACAGCAGCAGGCGGGTAAACAGTGGACCTGGTCAGCATTACGTCCTTCAGTGGTGGGTGGATTCGCATTGGGAAATCCCATGAACCTGGCCCTGGCAATTGCCGTATATGCGGTTATTTCGAAGGAATTGGGCCTGCCATTACGTTTCCCCGGTAAACCAGGTGCTTACGATAAATTGCTGGAGATGACAGATGCAGGTCTGCTGGCCAGGGCAACCACCTGGGCTGCAACGGCAGAAAAGGCGGCAAATGAGGCCTTTAATATTGTGAATGGAGACTTGTTTCGCTGGAATGAGATGTGGCCGGAAATAGCCTCGTATTTCGATTTAAAGGTGGCTCCGCCCTTACCCATGTCCCTGGAGGTGATCATGGCGGATAAAGCCCCATTGTGGGAAAAGATGAAGCAGCAATACGGGCTGGCGGATGTCAGTTATGAGGAGTTGTCTTCCTGGCGTTTTGCCGACTTCGTGTTCAGCTGGGACTACGATATGTTTGCAGATGGTTCCAAAGCACGCAGGGCTGGTTTCCATGAGTACATAGAAACAAAGGAAATGTTCTTCCGGATCTTTGACGATTTCAGGAAACGTGGCATCATCCCGTAA
- a CDS encoding FecR family protein, which yields MKPDKALIEKFNNGHCTPEEVKAVMNWLLVNEEDEDAGAEWEKACWKGTYPEEYSKEMLSYIQANTFGEKARTRRLPWSSIAVAASILLVTGMFLWQYFLHRPGKKAPGIALQQGVHSEAGESWLVYQAVKQPLYLRLPDGSAVRLFPGAEIRFDSAAYNVNSRAIFLNGKAEFDVAAVAGKPFSATASGFTTTALGTRFLVAAGKDKQVLVHLYSGKVVVRKTEKQQYAMTDVYLSPGDEWRYYQDTHRHMLSHAGEKNTIPQQHVNSGTIQVNEDNVVFENTPLHEVIDFLQQQYHVTISYQPEDFKDVYFSGKILPGDSLKMVLGNIARVNELTLAAEDGVFIIR from the coding sequence ATGAAGCCTGATAAAGCATTGATAGAAAAATTTAATAACGGCCACTGTACGCCGGAAGAGGTGAAGGCAGTAATGAACTGGTTGCTGGTAAATGAAGAGGATGAGGATGCGGGGGCTGAATGGGAAAAGGCTTGCTGGAAAGGAACTTATCCCGAAGAATATAGTAAAGAGATGTTGTCTTATATCCAGGCGAATACTTTTGGAGAAAAGGCGAGGACCAGAAGACTACCCTGGAGCAGTATAGCTGTAGCTGCCAGCATATTGCTTGTAACGGGTATGTTCCTCTGGCAATATTTTCTGCATCGGCCGGGTAAAAAAGCGCCTGGTATTGCCTTGCAGCAGGGCGTGCATTCGGAAGCGGGCGAATCCTGGCTGGTATACCAGGCAGTTAAGCAGCCGCTTTATTTAAGACTACCCGACGGCTCGGCGGTGCGACTGTTTCCCGGAGCAGAGATCCGTTTCGATTCAGCGGCCTATAATGTAAATAGTCGTGCGATCTTCCTGAACGGAAAGGCGGAATTTGATGTAGCGGCTGTAGCCGGAAAGCCATTCAGTGCTACTGCCAGTGGGTTTACCACTACTGCGCTCGGCACCAGGTTCCTGGTAGCTGCGGGGAAGGATAAGCAAGTGCTCGTGCATTTATATTCAGGTAAGGTAGTGGTAAGGAAGACAGAGAAGCAGCAGTATGCGATGACTGATGTATACCTGTCGCCCGGCGATGAATGGCGATATTACCAGGATACACATAGACATATGCTAAGTCATGCGGGAGAGAAGAATACTATACCACAGCAGCATGTCAATTCGGGAACGATACAGGTGAATGAAGACAATGTCGTGTTTGAGAATACACCTTTACATGAGGTGATCGATTTTCTGCAACAGCAATATCATGTCACGATCAGCTATCAGCCGGAGGACTTTAAGGACGTTTATTTTTCAGGGAAGATACTTCCCGGAGATTCCCTGAAGATGGTACTGGGCAATATTGCAAGGGTCAATGAACTGACGCTGGCAGCCGAAGATGGTGTGTTCATCATCCGGTAA
- a CDS encoding helix-turn-helix transcriptional regulator has translation MQVINLPQDLNPAQYREEDHILIRPFTSLCKTKKNRVILHRNMIHLLIEGRKTVIYGGQSTTVNDDAFLFLAAGSCLTTSVLSDKGDYQAILLYFSDHALLDFYMKYDRLVQQHRQGKQLQEASFITFEKDVFLRNYIESLRLMLQLGQPLPQEVCILKFEELLFYLLQTAPDTLLQFKVNNTGSMQDFEIRKAVEGNITRPVTVEELAFLCSMSLSTFKRRFTKIYGTSPQRWLLEQKMQVAARLLMDRQNKPGDVYDKVGYESHSSFTKSFRQVFGVTPSAYQEQNMNVQVQRLNAQD, from the coding sequence ATGCAAGTCATCAATCTTCCCCAGGACCTGAACCCGGCGCAATACCGGGAAGAGGACCACATCCTCATCAGACCTTTTACTTCCCTTTGCAAGACGAAGAAGAACAGGGTCATCCTGCACAGGAATATGATCCACCTGTTGATCGAAGGCCGTAAGACGGTAATTTACGGCGGACAATCCACCACTGTCAATGACGACGCTTTCCTGTTCCTCGCAGCGGGGAGCTGCCTGACCACCAGCGTCTTGTCTGACAAGGGCGATTACCAGGCCATCCTGCTTTATTTCAGCGATCATGCCTTATTGGATTTCTATATGAAGTATGATCGCCTGGTGCAGCAGCACCGGCAGGGGAAACAGTTACAGGAAGCATCGTTCATCACTTTTGAGAAGGATGTCTTCCTGCGTAACTATATAGAATCCCTGCGACTGATGCTGCAACTGGGACAGCCATTGCCGCAGGAAGTCTGTATACTCAAGTTCGAAGAACTGCTGTTTTACCTCTTACAAACAGCACCGGATACCCTGCTGCAGTTTAAAGTCAATAATACCGGCAGCATGCAGGATTTCGAGATACGGAAAGCTGTGGAGGGCAATATTACCCGCCCGGTAACGGTAGAGGAACTGGCCTTTCTGTGCAGTATGAGCCTGTCTACCTTCAAACGTCGTTTTACAAAGATCTATGGCACATCTCCCCAGCGATGGCTGCTGGAACAGAAGATGCAGGTAGCCGCCCGCCTGCTGATGGACCGGCAGAACAAACCAGGGGATGTATACGATAAAGTAGGCTATGAAAGCCATTCCAGCTTTACCAAATCATTTCGCCAGGTATTTGGCGTGACGCCTTCTGCCTACCAGGAACAAAATATGAACGTCCAGGTACAAAGGCTGAACGCGCAGGACTAA
- a CDS encoding GNAT family N-acetyltransferase → MLEIVEVKKDDLKLLEQVKALFREYANWLSVDLSFQRFEEELSSLPEPSYVAPEGALFLALVDGQPAGCVGVRSFENSTCEMKRLFVRDAFKGHGVGRALAARAIEAGRELGYKRMLLDTLAHMRPAIELYTSLGFQPIAAYYDNPISDAVYLSMMLEQENENAGTAI, encoded by the coding sequence ATGTTAGAAATTGTAGAAGTAAAAAAAGATGATCTGAAGTTACTGGAGCAGGTAAAAGCACTCTTTCGCGAGTATGCCAACTGGTTGAGTGTAGATCTTAGTTTTCAACGGTTCGAAGAAGAACTGAGCAGTTTACCTGAGCCGTCTTATGTTGCGCCTGAAGGTGCGTTGTTTCTCGCGCTGGTAGATGGGCAACCGGCAGGCTGTGTAGGTGTACGCAGTTTTGAAAACTCCACCTGCGAAATGAAGCGACTTTTTGTACGTGATGCTTTTAAGGGTCATGGCGTTGGCAGGGCATTGGCCGCCAGGGCTATAGAAGCAGGCAGGGAGCTGGGTTATAAACGTATGTTGCTTGATACCCTTGCTCACATGCGTCCGGCCATAGAATTGTATACGAGCCTGGGTTTCCAGCCCATCGCTGCATATTACGACAATCCGATCAGTGATGCCGTATACCTGTCCATGATGCTGGAACAGGAAAATGAAAATGCCGGAACAGCTATCTGA
- a CDS encoding RagB/SusD family nutrient uptake outer membrane protein, with product MKRILGFVAAGLIILSGCSDFLDREPLSQISPVNGFNSESELRLYVRSFYDKMLPNADNEDNGFTSLYTETANNIVVNSLSPQIAGNRTVPVAGGGWDWTDLRNVNYFLQNYMRGNLDTTITYKYVAVAKFFRAYFYFSMVARFGDVPWYSRPIEADDTASLNKKRDPRTLVMDSVVNDIDFAIAHLGAGKDVAEVTKWTALALKSRICLFEGTFRKYHKEFELKDADRFLQIAADAAGEVIRGGAYAIYKSSPDNAYRDLFSSLSVVPEEIILARQYSANLQIFHNVNYYTTAPSFGKPGLEKSLVNSYLMKDGSRFTDRPGYDKMQFFEEMQNRDPRLGQTVRAPGYKRIDGNTVLPPSYAGTVTGYQLTKFVTAAANDALGKSPNPLPVFRYAEVLLNYAEAKAELGTITQADLDQSVKLLRDRVGMPAMDLAAANAAPDHYLAGQYTQVSGTNKGIILEIRRERRIELVMEGFMWNDLMRWKEGHLLAIQFKGAYFLGAGNYDLDGDGTPDLAIYTGTPPAIPNIQLLKLGTDVVLENGASGGNIIINGAIPKTFREDRDYLFPIPAQELLLNRALQQNPNW from the coding sequence ATGAAAAGAATATTAGGGTTTGTAGCAGCTGGCCTGATAATATTATCGGGGTGTTCAGATTTTCTTGACAGGGAGCCGCTTTCCCAGATCTCGCCTGTGAACGGCTTCAATTCGGAAAGCGAGTTAAGATTGTATGTGCGTTCTTTCTACGATAAGATGCTGCCCAATGCAGATAATGAAGATAACGGTTTTACCAGCCTGTATACAGAGACGGCCAATAACATAGTTGTGAACAGCTTGTCGCCACAGATAGCAGGCAATCGTACAGTGCCTGTAGCCGGCGGTGGCTGGGACTGGACGGACCTGCGTAACGTGAATTATTTCCTGCAGAACTATATGCGGGGCAATCTTGATACCACTATCACCTATAAGTATGTAGCTGTAGCAAAATTCTTCCGCGCCTATTTCTATTTCAGTATGGTAGCACGCTTTGGCGATGTGCCCTGGTATTCCCGGCCTATTGAAGCCGATGATACCGCCAGTCTGAATAAGAAAAGAGACCCGCGTACACTCGTGATGGATTCTGTGGTGAATGACATTGATTTTGCCATTGCGCATCTGGGTGCTGGAAAAGATGTAGCGGAAGTAACGAAATGGACGGCGCTGGCATTAAAGTCACGCATCTGTTTATTTGAAGGAACTTTCAGGAAATATCATAAGGAGTTTGAATTGAAGGATGCAGACCGCTTCCTGCAAATAGCTGCTGATGCGGCGGGAGAAGTGATCAGGGGAGGGGCTTATGCTATTTATAAAAGTTCCCCCGATAATGCTTACAGGGATCTGTTCTCTTCACTGAGCGTCGTTCCGGAAGAGATCATCCTGGCCAGGCAATACAGCGCCAACCTGCAGATCTTCCATAATGTGAATTATTATACCACTGCGCCCTCTTTCGGTAAACCGGGACTGGAGAAAAGCCTGGTGAACAGTTACCTGATGAAGGATGGTTCCAGGTTTACTGACAGGCCGGGATACGACAAGATGCAGTTCTTCGAAGAGATGCAGAACAGGGACCCACGATTGGGGCAGACGGTGCGTGCGCCGGGATATAAACGTATTGATGGCAATACGGTGCTGCCTCCTTCCTATGCAGGTACTGTAACAGGGTATCAGCTGACTAAGTTTGTCACAGCAGCAGCGAATGATGCATTGGGCAAATCGCCCAATCCGCTGCCAGTGTTCCGGTATGCAGAGGTACTGCTCAACTATGCCGAGGCAAAAGCAGAATTGGGGACCATTACACAGGCAGATCTCGACCAGTCTGTTAAACTTTTAAGAGACAGGGTTGGAATGCCTGCTATGGACCTTGCAGCCGCAAATGCGGCTCCTGATCATTACCTGGCAGGACAGTATACGCAGGTGAGTGGGACGAATAAGGGTATTATACTCGAAATACGCAGGGAAAGGAGGATTGAACTGGTGATGGAAGGATTTATGTGGAATGACCTGATGCGCTGGAAGGAGGGACATCTGCTGGCGATACAGTTTAAGGGCGCTTATTTCCTCGGGGCGGGCAACTATGACCTGGATGGCGACGGCACCCCGGATCTGGCCATCTATACCGGTACTCCGCCTGCGATTCCGAATATCCAGTTGTTGAAACTGGGAACCGATGTGGTGCTGGAGAATGGCGCATCTGGTGGCAATATTATCATCAATGGCGCCATTCCGAAAACCTTCCGTGAAGACAGGGATTACCTGTTTCCGATACCGGCACAGGAGCTCCTGTTAAATCGGGCCTTGCAGCAGAATCCTAACTGGTAA
- a CDS encoding AraC family transcriptional regulator yields MQRYVQHEFLKVSHFTCGEWPHPLHNHNHFELIFIHEGKGFHCLSGIKYPYTGGAVFLLHPADYHSFEISSPTTFTFIKFTSAYITQVGHLPAEHHWNRNMDELLLCSRRQQLPILRSAADADKIDALLRLLVTEWQETTNETSETIFFLLQTVMSIIRRNMHPSADAPVKQQEKITQIVHYIHQHIYDVSYTRQEHLAAFFGFSKKHLGAFFKEQMQVSLRDYIQQYKLHIIENRLKYSSLSLKEISEELGFTDLSHFNKFFKGHHGINPSEYREK; encoded by the coding sequence ATGCAGCGATATGTTCAACATGAATTTTTAAAGGTCTCTCATTTCACCTGTGGAGAATGGCCACATCCTTTGCATAACCATAATCATTTTGAACTGATCTTTATACACGAGGGTAAAGGCTTTCACTGCCTGTCAGGCATAAAATATCCTTACACCGGCGGAGCGGTATTCTTACTTCACCCGGCGGATTATCACAGTTTTGAAATAAGCAGTCCTACTACATTTACCTTCATCAAGTTCACCAGTGCCTATATCACACAGGTAGGCCATCTTCCTGCGGAACATCACTGGAACAGGAACATGGATGAACTGCTGTTGTGCAGTCGCCGGCAACAGTTACCCATTCTCAGATCTGCTGCTGACGCGGATAAAATTGATGCCCTGCTCCGTTTACTGGTAACCGAATGGCAGGAAACTACCAATGAAACCAGTGAGACAATTTTCTTTCTGTTACAGACTGTCATGTCCATCATCCGGCGTAACATGCATCCATCAGCAGATGCGCCGGTCAAACAGCAGGAAAAGATCACACAGATCGTACATTATATCCACCAGCATATCTATGACGTGAGCTATACGAGACAGGAACACCTGGCGGCATTCTTCGGATTTTCGAAGAAACATTTAGGCGCCTTCTTTAAAGAGCAGATGCAGGTTTCATTACGTGACTATATCCAGCAGTATAAGCTGCATATTATTGAAAACAGGCTGAAGTACAGTTCCTTATCCTTAAAGGAGATCAGCGAAGAACTCGGCTTTACCGATCTGAGTCATTTCAATAAGTTTTTTAAGGGGCATCACGGCATAAATCCATCCGAATACAGGGAGAAATAA